A DNA window from uncultured Methanoregula sp. contains the following coding sequences:
- a CDS encoding acyltransferase: MAEKIAYLDGLRGLAAFAVFIGHFLPSFIICSSYFVSVLVAVFFFGRLFAVSIFFVLSGYVLTYTFFKTGNHEILVSGAVRRYIRLLVPIAFLFLIICIFVYPGFLGLADPDKIKNILSQVFWGVFVQGQYAFVPGQDSYTGVLWTMAIEFIGSFVIFSFAALFGKLRNRWVFYIAAIILFIHTYYLAFILGMMLADIYNSEPKGKVRIENRGILFLLFILGILLGTYPSIPFGVDLYSGIGSTGNLILDSLPFAATSPFSLGIASSMEFLYIIGAFLTLIVLLNSRYLEMLLSTRIPVFLGKISFSLYLIHMVVINIFSFFILRVVFDYQLTLLAGISIFFMTTVVLFTVSYIMYRFVDLQGIILAKYVYTRFFRIVKPDA, encoded by the coding sequence TTGGCAGAGAAGATCGCATATCTTGACGGTCTACGGGGCCTTGCCGCCTTTGCGGTATTTATTGGACATTTTTTACCAAGTTTCATAATCTGCAGCTCGTATTTCGTCTCTGTTCTTGTAGCAGTCTTCTTTTTTGGCCGCCTTTTCGCTGTATCGATCTTTTTCGTGTTAAGCGGTTACGTACTCACGTACACTTTTTTTAAAACGGGAAACCATGAGATCCTGGTATCTGGAGCAGTAAGAAGATACATACGATTACTGGTCCCCATTGCCTTCCTGTTCCTCATCATCTGCATCTTTGTGTACCCGGGTTTTCTGGGGTTAGCAGATCCGGATAAAATAAAAAATATCCTGTCACAGGTGTTCTGGGGAGTATTTGTCCAGGGACAGTACGCCTTTGTTCCCGGACAGGACTCTTATACCGGTGTTTTATGGACTATGGCCATCGAATTTATCGGGAGTTTTGTTATCTTCTCGTTTGCAGCATTGTTCGGGAAACTCAGGAACCGCTGGGTTTTTTATATTGCCGCAATTATCCTGTTTATCCACACATACTATCTTGCATTTATCCTCGGGATGATGCTTGCAGACATCTACAACAGTGAACCAAAGGGGAAGGTGCGCATTGAGAATCGTGGCATCCTTTTCCTGCTCTTTATTTTAGGAATCCTCCTAGGAACGTACCCTTCAATTCCGTTTGGAGTGGATCTCTATTCCGGTATCGGGAGTACCGGTAATCTGATACTTGACTCTCTTCCATTTGCTGCCACATCCCCGTTCAGTCTTGGGATCGCATCCTCTATGGAATTCTTATATATCATCGGGGCATTTTTAACCCTCATCGTACTATTGAACTCACGATATCTTGAGATGCTGCTGTCCACACGCATTCCGGTCTTCCTTGGGAAGATCTCATTTTCCTTGTATCTGATTCATATGGTGGTAATAAATATATTCTCGTTTTTTATTTTGAGGGTTGTTTTCGATTACCAGTTGACGCTTCTGGCAGGGATCTCAATATTCTTCATGACAACGGTGGTTCTCTTTACTGTTTCGTATATCATGTACCGGTTCGTCGACTTGCAAGGAATCATACTGGCAAAATATGTGTACACCAGGTTTTTCAGAATTGTAAAACCGGATGCATGA
- a CDS encoding sulfite exporter TauE/SafE family protein has translation MEPLLNTIILIVTGLFAGTTSGIFGVGGGFLMTPVQYWIYTSTGIDSTLATRLAFGTSLAVMLPTMISGATGHHRRGAVNWKAALPMGCAAVLGGFLGGTVATHLPGQLLRIIFALLVTAMALRMIWHIHACPVCEPRGSTLLYLIIGISIGFVSGIAGIGGGILLVPVLVIALGYPMHLAVGTSSACLIFSSAGSVAAYIINGIGVGGLPAYSVGYVDLVTFALLAITTIPLARFGVRCAHGCSGRTLQIIFAVFMALIGILMLVSG, from the coding sequence ATGGAGCCGCTGCTGAATACTATCATTCTCATCGTTACCGGTCTGTTTGCAGGAACAACTTCCGGAATCTTCGGAGTCGGCGGCGGATTCCTGATGACACCGGTCCAGTACTGGATCTATACATCAACAGGGATTGACAGCACGCTTGCAACCAGGCTTGCATTCGGAACCTCGCTTGCCGTCATGCTGCCAACCATGATCAGCGGCGCCACCGGCCACCACCGGCGCGGGGCGGTGAACTGGAAAGCGGCACTTCCCATGGGATGCGCTGCAGTGCTCGGGGGTTTCCTCGGAGGGACCGTTGCCACCCACCTGCCGGGCCAGCTGCTCCGGATCATCTTTGCGCTGCTTGTCACGGCCATGGCTCTCCGTATGATCTGGCATATCCATGCCTGCCCGGTCTGCGAGCCCCGCGGATCAACCCTCCTTTATCTGATCATTGGAATATCCATAGGATTCGTTTCGGGTATTGCGGGAATCGGCGGGGGTATCCTGCTCGTTCCCGTTCTTGTCATTGCTCTCGGGTACCCGATGCACCTTGCGGTCGGGACCTCCTCTGCCTGCCTGATCTTCTCTTCAGCAGGTTCCGTTGCCGCATATATCATCAACGGGATCGGCGTCGGAGGTCTTCCGGCCTACTCGGTCGGCTATGTGGATCTTGTCACGTTTGCTCTTCTTGCCATAACAACAATCCCGCTTGCACGATTCGGCGTGCGGTGCGCCCACGGCTGTTCCGGCCGGACATTGCAGATCATCTTTGCCGTATTCATGGCGCTCATCGGGATCCTGATGCTCGTGAGCGGATAA
- a CDS encoding CDC48 family AAA ATPase translates to MAEVQLRVDSAYPGDQGGGKARLDPETMLLLKISPGDLVVIEGKRRTVAKVWRSLVEDWNQRKIRIDNFTRQNAGVSIGDTVKIAKITDEIEAKRVVLAPPEDLPKKIPIANNPHVVNGLIDFPIVKNDTIPIMLGLPFIQPQIVGFKVVEVEPEEAVIITKNTAIEFSDKPAAGFEGVKRFSYEDIGGLKDELQRLRETIELPLRHPELFQKLGIEPPKGVLLYGPPGTGKTLIAKAVASESGAHFIHIAGPEVISKYYGESEQRLREIFEEARENAPSIVFIDELDSIAPRREEVTGEVERRVVAQLLTMMDGLEERGQVIVIGATNRVDAIDAALRRPGRFDREIEIGVPSEPDRIEILKIHTRGMPLADDVSLEVLSQQTHGFVGADLAALSREAAIRALRRYLPQLDLDADEIPAEVLDTLKVFAGDFRSAQRDVSPSAMREVMLEVSHVKWQNVGGLESAKTEVREAVELPLTNPQKLDDMGIEPPRGILLYGPPGTGKTLIAKAVASESGANFIPIRGPELLSKWVGESERAVREIFKKARQVSPSILFFDEIDSIAPVRGSSNNSQALDNVLNQILTEMDGLVELKDVVIMGATNKPDLVDPALLRAGRFDRLVYIGEPTLEDRKKIIGIHIRFMPVEGSTLEEIVGLTDRYSEEGIAELVENLGKDKQITADEIRPLVTPAPEDSTGITAGFRRKRLVELFAEKNLAFVDPARSSLADLLAAETEGFVGSDLESLSREAGMLAIRENVSVVTRQHFADAQKKIHPTMNDNLRDYYGKIQQFFKGGLPKKVQPLEYQ, encoded by the coding sequence CCGCATATCCCGGCGATCAGGGTGGCGGAAAAGCCCGGCTGGATCCCGAGACGATGCTGCTCCTGAAGATCTCGCCCGGCGATCTGGTCGTGATCGAGGGAAAACGCCGGACCGTTGCCAAGGTCTGGCGGTCGCTTGTCGAGGACTGGAACCAGCGCAAGATCCGGATCGACAACTTCACCCGGCAGAATGCCGGTGTCAGCATAGGCGATACCGTAAAAATTGCAAAGATCACGGACGAGATCGAGGCAAAAAGGGTTGTCCTCGCACCCCCAGAGGATCTCCCCAAGAAGATCCCGATTGCCAACAACCCGCATGTGGTTAACGGGCTCATCGATTTTCCGATCGTCAAGAACGATACCATCCCGATCATGCTCGGGCTGCCGTTCATCCAGCCGCAGATCGTCGGGTTCAAGGTCGTCGAAGTGGAACCCGAGGAAGCCGTCATCATCACCAAGAACACTGCAATAGAGTTCTCGGACAAACCGGCAGCGGGTTTCGAGGGAGTCAAGCGGTTCAGTTACGAAGATATCGGCGGGTTGAAAGACGAACTCCAGCGCCTCCGCGAGACAATAGAGCTCCCCCTCCGGCACCCGGAACTTTTCCAGAAGCTCGGGATCGAGCCGCCCAAGGGCGTCCTTCTCTATGGCCCGCCAGGAACGGGCAAGACCCTGATTGCAAAAGCGGTTGCTTCCGAGAGCGGGGCGCACTTCATCCACATCGCAGGCCCCGAGGTAATCTCGAAATATTACGGGGAGAGCGAGCAGCGGCTCCGTGAAATTTTCGAGGAAGCGCGGGAGAATGCCCCCTCCATCGTCTTCATCGATGAACTGGACTCAATCGCCCCCCGGCGCGAGGAAGTGACCGGGGAAGTGGAGCGCCGTGTCGTTGCCCAGCTCCTGACCATGATGGACGGCCTTGAGGAGCGCGGCCAGGTCATCGTGATCGGTGCCACGAACCGTGTCGATGCCATCGATGCAGCGCTCAGGAGACCCGGCCGGTTCGACCGCGAGATCGAGATCGGTGTCCCGAGCGAGCCCGACCGGATCGAGATCCTGAAGATTCATACCCGGGGAATGCCTCTTGCGGATGATGTCAGCCTCGAAGTCCTCTCCCAGCAGACCCACGGGTTTGTCGGGGCGGACCTTGCAGCCCTCTCCCGCGAAGCAGCGATCCGGGCCCTCCGGCGTTATCTTCCTCAGCTGGATCTCGATGCAGACGAGATCCCCGCGGAAGTGCTCGACACCCTCAAAGTCTTTGCAGGAGATTTCAGGAGTGCCCAGCGGGATGTGAGCCCGAGCGCGATGCGCGAAGTGATGCTCGAGGTCTCGCACGTGAAATGGCAGAATGTCGGCGGCCTAGAATCGGCCAAGACCGAAGTGCGCGAGGCAGTCGAGCTTCCGCTCACGAATCCCCAGAAACTGGACGACATGGGAATCGAACCCCCCCGGGGGATTCTTCTTTACGGCCCGCCCGGTACAGGAAAGACCCTGATCGCAAAAGCGGTTGCTTCCGAGAGCGGTGCAAACTTCATCCCGATCCGCGGACCCGAGCTGCTCTCGAAATGGGTCGGGGAGAGTGAACGGGCGGTCCGGGAAATTTTCAAGAAAGCCCGGCAGGTCTCTCCGTCAATTCTCTTCTTCGACGAGATAGATTCGATAGCCCCTGTACGGGGCTCTTCGAACAACTCCCAGGCCCTTGATAATGTGCTCAACCAGATCCTGACAGAGATGGACGGCCTTGTTGAACTCAAGGACGTTGTGATCATGGGTGCGACCAACAAACCCGATCTGGTTGACCCGGCACTCCTCCGGGCCGGCCGGTTCGACCGCCTGGTCTACATCGGCGAGCCTACGCTTGAGGACCGGAAAAAGATAATCGGTATCCACATCCGCTTCATGCCGGTCGAGGGATCGACCCTGGAAGAGATTGTCGGTCTTACGGACCGGTACTCCGAGGAGGGGATTGCGGAACTGGTAGAGAACCTCGGCAAAGACAAACAGATCACCGCAGACGAGATCAGGCCGCTTGTCACGCCGGCACCGGAAGACAGTACCGGCATTACTGCCGGCTTCCGCCGGAAGCGGCTCGTCGAGTTGTTCGCAGAAAAGAATCTTGCATTTGTTGATCCGGCCCGCAGCAGCCTTGCTGACCTCCTTGCAGCCGAGACCGAAGGTTTTGTCGGATCCGATCTCGAATCTCTCTCAAGGGAAGCCGGCATGCTCGCAATACGGGAAAACGTCTCTGTTGTGACCCGGCAGCATTTTGCCGATGCCCAGAAGAAGATCCACCCGACCATGAACGACAACCTCCGGGACTATTACGGCAAGATCCAACAGTTCTTCAAAGGCGGGCTCCCGAAAAAAGTCCAGCCCCTGGAATACCAGTAA